A window of the Aquimarina spinulae genome harbors these coding sequences:
- the mdh gene encoding malate dehydrogenase gives MKVTVVGAGAVGASCAEYIAIKNFASEVVVLDIKEGYAEGKAMDLMQTASLNGFDTKITGTTGDYSKTAGSDIAVITSGIPRKPGMTREELIGINAGIVKTVSSSLIEHSPNAIIIVVSNPMDTMTYLVHKTTNLPKNRIIGMGGALDSARFKYRLAEALGAPISDVDGMVIGGHSDKGMVPLTRLATRNSVPVSEFISEERIEQVAADTKVGGATLTKLLGTSAWYAPGAAVSGLVQAIACDQKKIFPCSTLLEGEYGLNDLCIGAPVVLGRNGIEKIVEIELNDAEKAKLAESAEGVKKTNGLLEL, from the coding sequence ATGAAAGTTACAGTAGTAGGAGCTGGTGCAGTAGGTGCTAGTTGCGCTGAATATATAGCAATAAAGAATTTTGCTTCAGAAGTAGTAGTGTTAGATATTAAAGAAGGATATGCAGAAGGAAAAGCAATGGATCTCATGCAAACCGCTTCTTTAAACGGGTTTGATACCAAAATCACTGGTACTACAGGAGATTATTCTAAAACTGCAGGAAGTGATATTGCTGTAATTACTTCAGGAATTCCTCGTAAACCAGGAATGACAAGAGAAGAATTAATTGGTATTAATGCAGGGATTGTTAAAACAGTATCTTCAAGTTTGATAGAACACTCTCCTAATGCTATTATTATTGTGGTTAGTAATCCTATGGATACAATGACCTATTTGGTACATAAAACAACCAATCTTCCTAAAAATAGAATTATCGGTATGGGTGGTGCTTTAGATAGTGCTCGTTTTAAGTATAGATTAGCAGAAGCATTAGGTGCTCCTATTTCTGATGTTGACGGAATGGTAATTGGTGGTCATAGCGATAAAGGTATGGTGCCATTAACAAGATTGGCTACGAGAAATAGTGTGCCTGTTTCAGAATTTATTTCAGAAGAAAGAATAGAGCAAGTAGCTGCAGATACTAAAGTTGGTGGAGCTACATTAACCAAATTATTAGGTACATCGGCATGGTATGCTCCGGGAGCAGCAGTATCTGGTTTAGTACAAGCAATCGCTTGTGATCAAAAGAAAATTTTCCCTTGTTCTACTTTGTTAGAAGGAGAATATGGATTAAATGATCTTTGTATCGGTGCGCCAGTTGTATTAGGTAGAAACGGAATCGAAAAGATTGTTGAAATAGAACTTAACGATGCAGAAAAAGCTAAACTTGCAGAAAGTGCTGAAGGTGTTAAGAAAACAAATGGATTATTAGAGTTATAA
- a CDS encoding helicase HerA-like domain-containing protein yields MSDNQAFLEHINEGYKTKGDFLTMGAAMYNGETVTDAHVKIPLKTLNRHGLIAGATGTGKTKTLQVLAENLSDQGIPVLLMDIKGDLSGIAAASPGHPKIDERHEKIGIPFEAKDFPVEILSLSDQDGVRLRATVSEFGPVLLSRILDVTTTQAGIISIIFKYCDDNKLPLLDLKDLKKVLQFSTQEGKKELEKDYGRISTASTGSILRKIVELEQQGADLFFGEKSFEVQDLCRIDENGRGIINIIRLTDIQDKPKLFSTFMLSLLAEIYGTFPEQGDSGRPELVIFLDEAHLIFKEASNALMGQIESIVKLIRSKGVGLYFVTQNPTDVPDGVLSQLGLKVQHALRAFTAKDRKAIKLTAENYPISEYYDTKEILTSLGIGEALVSALDEKGRPTPLAATMLRAPMSRMDILNDSELKTLLKKSKLIPKYNDEIDRESAYELLNEKIEKAEAEEAKAAAKKEREKLNRSSSSSRSRSRRTSATEKAVIKVLTSATFIRGALGVLNKLLK; encoded by the coding sequence ATGAGTGATAACCAGGCATTTCTTGAACATATTAACGAAGGTTATAAAACTAAAGGTGATTTCCTAACTATGGGAGCAGCCATGTACAATGGCGAAACAGTAACCGATGCTCATGTAAAAATCCCTTTAAAAACATTAAATCGCCACGGGTTAATTGCTGGCGCTACGGGTACAGGTAAAACCAAGACTCTACAAGTACTAGCAGAAAACTTAAGCGATCAAGGAATACCTGTACTTTTAATGGATATAAAAGGAGACCTCAGTGGGATTGCAGCTGCCAGTCCTGGTCATCCTAAAATTGATGAACGTCACGAAAAAATAGGCATCCCATTCGAAGCCAAAGATTTTCCGGTAGAGATTTTATCTCTTTCTGATCAGGATGGTGTTCGGCTTAGAGCTACAGTAAGTGAGTTTGGACCAGTTTTACTATCCAGAATTCTTGATGTTACTACTACACAAGCTGGGATTATCTCTATCATATTTAAATATTGCGATGATAATAAATTGCCGCTATTAGATTTAAAAGATCTAAAGAAAGTCTTACAATTTTCCACTCAAGAAGGTAAAAAGGAGCTAGAAAAGGATTACGGACGTATTTCTACAGCATCTACGGGTTCTATTTTACGTAAAATAGTCGAATTAGAACAACAAGGAGCGGATCTCTTTTTTGGCGAAAAATCTTTCGAGGTTCAGGATTTATGTAGAATTGATGAAAACGGTAGAGGTATCATCAATATCATTAGATTAACAGATATACAAGATAAGCCAAAGTTGTTTTCTACATTTATGCTTAGCCTTCTTGCCGAAATATATGGTACTTTCCCAGAACAAGGAGACAGCGGGAGACCAGAATTAGTGATCTTTCTTGATGAGGCCCATCTCATTTTTAAAGAAGCTTCTAATGCACTTATGGGCCAGATCGAAAGTATCGTAAAACTAATACGATCCAAAGGTGTCGGTCTTTATTTTGTAACTCAAAACCCAACCGATGTTCCTGATGGAGTTTTAAGTCAATTAGGACTCAAAGTTCAGCATGCCCTTAGAGCATTCACTGCCAAAGACAGAAAAGCGATTAAACTTACTGCAGAGAATTATCCAATTTCTGAATACTATGACACCAAAGAAATACTTACTTCCTTGGGAATTGGTGAAGCTTTGGTATCTGCCCTTGATGAAAAAGGACGTCCTACACCATTGGCAGCAACTATGCTAAGGGCTCCTATGAGTCGAATGGATATACTAAATGATAGTGAATTAAAAACTTTACTTAAAAAATCCAAGCTTATCCCTAAGTATAATGACGAAATAGATAGAGAAAGTGCTTATGAGCTTTTAAATGAAAAAATTGAGAAAGCAGAAGCAGAAGAAGCAAAAGCAGCCGCCAAAAAGGAAAGAGAAAAGCTAAATAGAAGCTCATCTAGTTCTCGATCGAGAAGCAGAAGAACCAGTGCTACAGAAAAAGCAGTAATCAAAGTACTAACTAGTGCCACTTTTATTCGAGGAGCTTTAGGAGTACTTAATAAGTTATTGAAATAA
- the asnB gene encoding asparagine synthase B: protein MCGIVCAFDIKQDSEMLRPQLLEMSRKIRHRGPDWSGIYSSKNAILAHERLAIVDPVSGKQPLFSADNKLVLAANGEIYNHRELRKQFEGTYDFQTESDCEIILALYKQKGVDFLDDLNGIFAFALYDVEKNTYFIARDHMGIIPLYMGWDQNGTFYVASELKALEGVCTKIELFPPGHYLSSEEEEPKKWYVRDWSEYRAVQENQTSIDELRDALEAAVHRQLMSDVPYGVLLSGGLDSSVTSAIAKKYSEKRIESGDTKDAWWPKLHSFSVGLEGSPDLEAAQKVADHIGTIHHEIKFTIREGLDAIKDVIYNLETYDITTIRASTPMYLMARVIKSMGVKMVLSGEGADEIFGGYLYFHKAPNAKEFHEETVRKLNKLHMYDCLRANKSLAAWGIEGRVPFLDKEFMDVAMRINPKDKMINGERMEKWVIRKAFESYLPESVVWRQKEQFSDGVGYSWIDTLKEIVEVEVTDEQMANAHFRFPIQTPQNKEEFYYRTIFEGHFPSDTAALSVPQEPSVACSTKIALEWDEAFKNMNDPSGRAIANVHEEAYDDVTI, encoded by the coding sequence ATGTGTGGAATTGTTTGTGCTTTTGATATAAAGCAAGACTCAGAGATGTTACGACCTCAATTACTTGAGATGTCAAGAAAAATTAGACATAGAGGCCCGGATTGGAGTGGGATATACTCCAGCAAAAATGCAATACTAGCCCATGAAAGATTGGCTATAGTAGATCCGGTTTCTGGTAAACAACCATTGTTTAGTGCAGATAATAAATTGGTGCTAGCCGCTAATGGAGAAATTTATAATCACAGGGAGCTTCGTAAACAATTTGAAGGAACTTATGATTTTCAAACAGAATCTGATTGTGAGATAATTTTGGCACTATATAAGCAAAAAGGTGTAGATTTCTTAGATGATCTTAATGGTATTTTTGCTTTTGCACTATATGATGTAGAAAAGAATACATATTTTATTGCTAGAGATCATATGGGGATTATTCCTCTTTATATGGGGTGGGATCAAAACGGTACTTTCTATGTGGCATCTGAGTTAAAAGCTCTTGAAGGAGTTTGTACCAAAATAGAATTGTTTCCTCCAGGACATTATTTATCAAGTGAAGAAGAGGAGCCAAAGAAGTGGTATGTTAGAGATTGGTCTGAGTATAGAGCAGTGCAGGAAAATCAAACGAGTATTGATGAACTAAGAGATGCTTTAGAGGCCGCTGTTCATAGACAATTAATGTCTGATGTTCCTTACGGTGTTTTGCTATCTGGTGGATTAGATTCTTCAGTAACCTCTGCTATAGCAAAAAAATATTCAGAAAAACGAATAGAATCTGGTGACACCAAAGATGCATGGTGGCCAAAATTGCACTCGTTTTCTGTTGGATTAGAAGGTTCACCAGATTTGGAAGCTGCACAAAAAGTAGCCGATCATATAGGGACCATACATCACGAAATAAAATTTACTATTAGAGAAGGTCTTGATGCGATAAAAGATGTGATCTATAATTTAGAGACCTATGATATTACTACCATAAGAGCTTCGACTCCAATGTATTTGATGGCTAGAGTTATTAAATCTATGGGGGTAAAGATGGTACTGTCGGGAGAAGGAGCCGATGAGATTTTTGGAGGGTATTTATATTTTCATAAAGCACCAAATGCAAAAGAATTTCATGAGGAAACTGTGCGTAAACTCAACAAATTACATATGTATGATTGTTTACGAGCAAATAAATCGCTTGCCGCATGGGGAATTGAAGGGCGAGTTCCGTTTTTGGACAAAGAGTTTATGGATGTTGCAATGAGAATTAACCCAAAAGATAAAATGATCAACGGGGAGAGAATGGAAAAATGGGTTATTCGAAAGGCTTTTGAATCTTATTTGCCAGAAAGCGTTGTCTGGAGACAAAAAGAACAATTCTCTGATGGAGTAGGGTACAGTTGGATCGATACATTAAAAGAAATTGTTGAGGTCGAAGTTACAGATGAGCAAATGGCGAATGCACATTTTAGGTTCCCAATACAAACACCTCAAAACAAAGAAGAATTTTATTATAGAACTATTTTTGAAGGACATTTTCCTAGTGATACTGCAGCATTAAGTGTTCCTCAAGAACCATCGGTAGCATGTAGTACAAAAATTGCTTTAGAATGGGATGAAGCTTTTAAAAATATGAATGACCCAAGTGGAAGAGCTATTGCCAATGTACACGAAGAAGCTTATGATGATGTTACTATATGA
- a CDS encoding DUF2911 domain-containing protein, with amino-acid sequence MKKSLVLVVIMFLGTLSSVNAQKFAGLQKSPTDISYAKKDRNAKPEIKVVYSRPQKKGRKIFGSLAAYDKVWRTGADEATEIRFSQDVKMGDKTIKAGTYSLFTIPGEKEWTIIINSDLDSWGAYSYDKSKDVARINVPVGNGDELEVFSIAFKKVDKGYHMVMGWDTTRVEVPFYL; translated from the coding sequence ATGAAAAAATCACTCGTATTAGTTGTTATTATGTTTTTGGGTACATTATCAAGTGTAAACGCTCAAAAATTTGCAGGATTACAGAAAAGTCCAACCGATATTTCTTATGCTAAGAAAGATAGAAATGCCAAACCAGAGATTAAAGTTGTTTATAGTCGTCCACAAAAGAAAGGGCGTAAAATTTTTGGTAGTTTAGCGGCTTATGATAAAGTATGGAGAACTGGCGCTGATGAGGCCACCGAAATTAGATTCTCTCAGGATGTAAAAATGGGAGATAAAACTATTAAAGCAGGAACATATTCATTATTCACTATTCCTGGTGAAAAAGAATGGACTATTATTATAAATTCTGATCTAGATAGCTGGGGAGCCTACTCTTATGATAAAAGTAAAGATGTGGCTAGAATTAATGTTCCGGTTGGAAATGGTGATGAATTAGAAGTGTTTTCTATAGCTTTCAAAAAAGTAGACAAAGGATATCACATGGTAATGGGATGGGATACTACTCGTGTAGAAGTACCTTTTTATTTATAG
- the gyrB gene encoding DNA topoisomerase (ATP-hydrolyzing) subunit B, with amino-acid sequence MSEEANKKNYSADSIQALEGMEHVRMRPSMYIGDVGSRGLHHLVYEVVDNSIDEALAGHCDAIQVTINEDNSVTTRDNGRGIPVGIHKKEGVSALEVVMTKIGAGGKFDKDSYKVSGGLHGVGVSCVNALSAHLHAFVHKEGKVWEQEYEKGKPLYPVKSTGDTDFNGTIVTFRPDPTIFQQTLEYNYDTLASRMRELAYLNKGIKITLTDKRHQDDEGNDVTETFHSEEGLKEFVRFLDASRSAIIADVISMEGEKNNIPVEVAMIYNDSYAENLHSYVNNINTHEGGTHLSGFRRGLTATLKKYADASGMLDKLKFEIAGDDFREGLTAIISVKVQEPQFEGQTKTKLGNREVTSAVSQAVSEMLENYLEENPNDAKTIVQKVILAAQARHAAKKAREMVQRKSVMSIGGLPGKLSDCSEQDPALCEVFLVEGDSAGGTAKQGRDRMFQAILPLRGKILNVEKAMHHKVFENEEIKNIFTALGVTIGTEEDSKALNLSKLRYHKIVIMCDADVDGSHISTLILTFFFRYMKELIEAGHIYIAAPPLYLVKKGAKKQYAWNDDQRDMIVKEFGENSKIQRYKGLGEMNAEQLWDTTMNPEFRTMRQVTIDNLTEADRIFSMLMGDEVPPRREFIEKNAVYANIDA; translated from the coding sequence ATGAGCGAAGAAGCTAATAAGAAAAATTACTCCGCCGATAGTATTCAGGCACTCGAAGGGATGGAGCACGTACGTATGCGTCCATCGATGTATATTGGTGATGTTGGATCTCGAGGGTTACATCATTTGGTGTATGAGGTAGTAGATAATTCAATTGATGAAGCACTGGCAGGGCATTGTGATGCTATACAAGTAACTATCAATGAAGATAATTCTGTTACTACTCGTGATAATGGTAGAGGGATTCCTGTAGGTATACATAAAAAGGAAGGTGTTTCTGCTTTAGAGGTTGTAATGACCAAAATAGGTGCAGGAGGAAAATTCGATAAAGATTCTTATAAGGTTTCTGGTGGTCTTCACGGGGTAGGAGTATCTTGTGTGAATGCATTATCAGCTCACTTGCATGCTTTTGTTCATAAAGAAGGTAAAGTATGGGAGCAGGAATATGAAAAGGGTAAACCATTATATCCTGTTAAATCTACAGGAGATACAGATTTTAATGGTACTATAGTTACTTTTAGACCAGACCCCACAATTTTTCAGCAGACTCTGGAATATAATTATGATACTTTGGCAAGTCGTATGCGTGAATTGGCATATCTTAATAAAGGAATAAAAATTACATTAACAGATAAACGTCATCAGGATGATGAAGGTAATGATGTTACTGAAACTTTCCATTCTGAAGAAGGATTAAAAGAATTTGTTCGATTTCTTGATGCAAGTCGTAGTGCTATTATAGCAGATGTGATTTCTATGGAAGGCGAAAAAAACAATATTCCTGTAGAAGTGGCGATGATCTATAATGACTCTTATGCAGAGAATTTACATTCTTATGTGAACAATATTAATACCCATGAAGGAGGAACACATCTTTCAGGTTTTAGAAGAGGTTTAACTGCTACACTTAAAAAGTATGCAGACGCTTCAGGGATGTTAGATAAATTGAAATTCGAAATTGCTGGAGATGATTTCCGAGAAGGATTAACAGCTATTATTTCAGTAAAAGTTCAGGAGCCACAATTTGAAGGACAGACCAAAACTAAATTAGGAAATAGAGAAGTTACTTCTGCGGTATCACAAGCTGTTTCTGAAATGCTGGAGAATTATCTTGAGGAGAATCCAAATGATGCTAAAACTATTGTTCAGAAAGTAATCCTTGCTGCTCAGGCACGTCACGCTGCTAAAAAAGCACGTGAAATGGTACAACGTAAATCAGTAATGAGTATTGGTGGTTTGCCAGGTAAACTTTCTGATTGCTCAGAACAAGACCCTGCATTATGTGAAGTATTTCTAGTCGAGGGAGATTCTGCAGGTGGAACAGCAAAACAAGGGCGTGATCGTATGTTTCAGGCAATTCTTCCGTTACGCGGTAAGATATTGAATGTAGAAAAAGCAATGCATCATAAAGTTTTTGAAAATGAAGAAATCAAAAATATCTTTACTGCTCTTGGTGTTACTATCGGAACCGAAGAAGATAGTAAAGCGCTAAACCTGTCAAAATTACGCTATCATAAAATTGTAATTATGTGTGATGCCGATGTCGATGGTAGTCATATTTCGACATTAATCCTGACATTCTTTTTCCGTTATATGAAGGAACTCATTGAAGCTGGACATATCTATATAGCAGCTCCACCATTATATTTGGTGAAAAAAGGAGCCAAAAAACAATATGCATGGAACGATGATCAGCGAGATATGATTGTAAAAGAGTTTGGAGAAAATTCGAAAATACAACGATATAAAGGTCTTGGAGAGATGAATGCAGAACAGCTTTGGGATACTACTATGAACCCAGAATTTAGAACCATGCGTCAGGTTACAATTGACAACCTTACAGAAGCAGATCGCATATTCTCTATGTTAATGGGAGATGAAGTGCCACCTCGTAGAGAATTTATAGAAAAGAATGCTGTGTATGCAAATATTGATGCATAA
- a CDS encoding 7-carboxy-7-deazaguanine synthase QueE, with the protein MQKSIQKLVNDGKMLPLMEEFYTIQGEGYHKGTAAYFVRIGGCDVGCHWCDVKESWNADLHPPTDTNVIVENALKYSDVIVVTGGEPLTWDMTLLTQGLKGRGAKTHIETSGAYPLTGEWDWICLSPKKVKLPKEEVYKKANELKCIVYNKSDFEFAEKQADKVSDNCVLYLQPEWSVREKIIPLIVDYVMKNPKWKVSLQTHKYLNIP; encoded by the coding sequence ATGCAGAAGAGTATACAGAAATTGGTGAATGATGGTAAGATGCTTCCTTTGATGGAAGAATTTTATACCATTCAGGGAGAAGGTTATCACAAAGGAACAGCGGCATATTTTGTTAGAATCGGCGGCTGTGATGTTGGGTGCCATTGGTGTGATGTAAAAGAAAGTTGGAATGCAGATTTGCATCCTCCAACAGATACAAATGTTATTGTAGAAAATGCACTAAAGTATAGTGATGTAATTGTAGTTACGGGAGGAGAACCTCTTACCTGGGATATGACACTGTTAACCCAGGGACTTAAGGGTAGGGGAGCTAAAACTCATATTGAAACATCTGGTGCTTATCCTCTAACAGGTGAATGGGACTGGATTTGTCTTTCTCCCAAAAAAGTAAAACTTCCAAAAGAAGAAGTTTATAAAAAAGCTAATGAGTTAAAATGTATTGTTTATAACAAAAGTGATTTTGAATTTGCCGAGAAGCAAGCAGACAAGGTTTCCGATAATTGTGTATTGTATCTCCAACCCGAATGGAGTGTTCGCGAAAAAATTATTCCTCTGATTGTCGATTATGTTATGAAAAATCCAAAATGGAAAGTTTCTCTTCAAACTCATAAATACTTAAATATTCCTTAA
- a CDS encoding cupin domain-containing protein: MSKQYQIQKSPFIVPTTDGKLIEEHFGMATDQNSQISIAHMIVPPHWSEPFQTPEFDEYTYIIRGKKQFIIDGEKIILESGQSIKIKKHTRIQYTNPFDEECEYLAICLPAFTMEAVHREDE; this comes from the coding sequence ATGAGTAAACAATATCAGATCCAAAAGTCCCCTTTTATTGTTCCGACTACCGATGGAAAACTAATAGAAGAGCATTTTGGTATGGCAACTGATCAAAATTCTCAAATTAGTATCGCACATATGATTGTGCCACCTCACTGGAGCGAACCTTTTCAAACTCCAGAGTTTGATGAATACACCTATATTATTAGAGGTAAAAAACAGTTTATCATTGATGGAGAAAAAATAATATTAGAATCGGGACAATCTATTAAAATTAAAAAACACACGAGAATTCAATATACTAACCCATTTGATGAAGAATGTGAGTATCTTGCCATTTGCCTCCCTGCATTTACTATGGAAGCAGTACATCGTGAAGATGAATGA
- a CDS encoding DUF6588 family protein, which produces MKKCTLLLALLLGHVTFSQTDIDQILEIGIENAQRFSEDYFASAGESLVNAMSNGWYNTAETKKLWHFEAGIVGNLSFVREEKQSFVLNVQNYTDLTFRNGQTSQTVANALGVNREEIAVVINRGQATELEVILPNGIGDSEIGSLPSGFIQGSMGLIKSTEIKLRFLPRIKAVQDAEIQLYGVAFQHEFTDWVFPLKRWPVRLSALLGYTNVKGFYDINASSGIEGADQEVRLNTNSWLITGIVSTKLPVLNFYGGLGYYFGSSDADLLGTYQIQNGPLTSQTVIDPISVKNRTKGVKASIGAKVQFGIFRANLDYTLQNYNNLSLGLNFGW; this is translated from the coding sequence ATGAAAAAATGTACTTTGCTGTTGGCATTACTTCTAGGTCATGTTACGTTTTCGCAAACAGATATCGATCAAATTCTTGAAATAGGAATTGAAAATGCCCAGAGATTTAGTGAAGATTATTTTGCATCTGCAGGAGAGTCCTTAGTAAATGCTATGTCAAATGGTTGGTATAATACAGCAGAAACAAAGAAATTGTGGCACTTCGAAGCTGGGATTGTAGGTAACCTTTCCTTTGTAAGAGAAGAAAAACAATCCTTTGTTCTAAATGTGCAGAATTATACAGATTTAACATTTAGAAATGGGCAAACCAGTCAGACTGTTGCAAATGCATTAGGTGTAAACCGAGAAGAAATAGCAGTAGTGATAAATCGAGGCCAAGCTACAGAATTAGAAGTTATTTTACCAAATGGGATAGGTGATTCTGAAATTGGTTCTTTACCAAGCGGATTTATTCAAGGATCAATGGGATTAATAAAAAGTACAGAAATAAAACTTAGATTTTTGCCAAGGATCAAAGCGGTACAAGATGCAGAAATACAACTGTATGGTGTTGCTTTTCAGCATGAGTTTACCGATTGGGTTTTTCCGTTAAAGAGATGGCCCGTTAGACTATCTGCTTTATTAGGATATACCAATGTAAAAGGTTTTTATGATATTAATGCCAGTAGTGGGATAGAAGGTGCAGATCAGGAAGTGCGCTTAAATACTAATTCATGGTTGATCACAGGTATTGTATCTACCAAATTACCGGTTTTAAACTTTTATGGGGGGCTAGGATATTATTTTGGCTCGAGTGATGCAGATTTATTGGGAACCTATCAAATCCAGAATGGACCGCTAACATCACAAACGGTAATAGATCCAATAAGTGTGAAAAACAGAACAAAAGGAGTTAAAGCATCAATTGGCGCAAAAGTACAGTTTGGTATTTTTAGAGCGAATCTGGATTATACATTGCAAAACTATAATAACCTTTCTTTAGGACTTAATTTTGGCTGGTAA
- a CDS encoding M12 family metallopeptidase yields MKTKKINALKTLVLGVVLLFASCQKENIDESINTNSLLTTGKTIEKYFQGDLVTVEDIGNGEFLYNSDIILSEEILSDTPPAPFDPKAAPSAAEADQKLALWGSTNKWPNNTIVYVLGNLNSNLRSNLTEAFRRWTSKTNIKFKKRTNESYYVTIYESTNVCSGCGRASFGVQGTRGTVQLGNRASASLIAHELGHTLGFVHEQTRSDRDDYVIIKWNNIRSGMEGNFRKSSSAQLLTRKFDINSIMMYHPYGFSKNGQPTITLLNGQTYNGAQKTISPLDIEGTNKAYPSHSSDPCAGVSPWSSGQSYAIGDRVTYSGYLYTLQSNNRWLRGERCSN; encoded by the coding sequence ATGAAAACTAAAAAAATTAATGCACTTAAGACTCTGGTACTAGGTGTGGTATTACTTTTTGCTTCTTGTCAAAAAGAAAACATTGATGAGAGCATAAATACAAACTCATTATTAACAACTGGAAAAACTATTGAAAAATATTTTCAGGGAGATTTGGTAACTGTCGAAGATATAGGCAATGGAGAATTTCTCTACAACTCAGATATCATTCTTTCTGAAGAAATATTATCAGACACTCCTCCTGCTCCTTTTGATCCAAAAGCTGCCCCGAGTGCTGCTGAAGCTGATCAAAAACTAGCTTTATGGGGTTCTACTAATAAATGGCCAAACAATACCATAGTTTATGTTCTTGGAAACTTAAATAGTAATTTACGTAGTAATCTTACCGAGGCTTTTAGACGATGGACCAGTAAAACTAATATTAAATTCAAAAAAAGAACCAATGAGTCTTACTATGTAACAATTTATGAATCTACCAATGTTTGTTCAGGATGTGGCAGAGCATCCTTTGGTGTACAAGGAACCAGAGGAACTGTACAATTAGGAAATAGAGCTAGCGCCAGTCTTATTGCACATGAATTGGGGCATACTCTTGGGTTTGTTCATGAACAAACAAGATCTGACAGAGATGACTATGTTATTATAAAGTGGAATAATATCCGGTCGGGTATGGAAGGTAATTTCAGAAAAAGTTCAAGTGCACAATTATTAACTAGAAAATTCGATATTAACTCTATAATGATGTATCATCCTTATGGTTTTTCTAAAAATGGTCAACCAACAATTACCTTACTTAATGGGCAAACGTATAATGGAGCTCAAAAAACTATTTCCCCATTAGATATTGAAGGGACCAACAAAGCATATCCATCCCACTCTAGCGACCCATGTGCAGGTGTAAGTCCATGGTCTTCGGGACAATCGTATGCTATAGGAGATAGAGTAACCTACTCTGGTTATTTATACACGTTACAAAGTAATAATAGATGGCTTCGGGGAGAAAGATGTAGCAACTAA
- a CDS encoding RidA family protein, which produces MSCKTDTIKPVDEVVFHKTHEPKKSTAPFSDAVQVGNLYFLSGQVGMDHSVRKLVPGGIQPETKQTLENIKAVLQHHGMNMGDVVKCTVILADIEDFSAFNEVYKTYFPQKPARTTFAAKGLAVGAKIEIECIAVKSE; this is translated from the coding sequence ATGAGCTGTAAAACAGATACTATAAAGCCTGTAGATGAGGTGGTTTTTCATAAAACTCACGAACCTAAAAAATCAACCGCTCCTTTTTCTGATGCCGTACAGGTAGGGAATCTATATTTTCTGTCTGGTCAGGTAGGAATGGATCATAGTGTGAGAAAATTGGTGCCAGGTGGAATACAACCTGAAACAAAACAAACCCTGGAAAATATCAAAGCAGTTTTACAACACCATGGTATGAATATGGGAGATGTGGTAAAGTGTACCGTAATTTTAGCTGATATAGAAGATTTTTCTGCTTTTAACGAAGTGTATAAAACTTATTTCCCTCAAAAACCGGCACGAACTACCTTTGCCGCAAAAGGATTAGCGGTTGGTGCTAAGATCGAAATAGAATGTATCGCTGTTAAGTCTGAGTAG